A stretch of Cupriavidus necator DNA encodes these proteins:
- a CDS encoding cytochrome c biogenesis protein ResB codes for MSTASTSGLHLKTSHRVLRDAVELLSSMRFAIALLTVISIASVIGTVLKQNEPYPNYVNQFGPFWADVFHTLSLQKVYGSWWFLLILAFLVVSTSLCLIRNAPRMVADMRSWKDHVRERSLRAFHHRGEFDGARPRTEAVSRLSALLRNRGYRLKAVEHDGATLLAAKAGAANKAGYILAHTAIVVICIGGLLDGDLLIRAQMWLGGKTPISGNAVISEIPPQHRLSASNPGFRGNAYVPEGSTVSTAILNISDGALVQDLPFAITLKKFKVDFYETGMPKLFASDVIVTDRATGKQTEATIKVNEPLIVDGIAIYQSSFEDGGSRLKFVGYPMQGSGHATFTIDGAVGGNKPLAGTGTSADSDGLTVEFSDFRLMNIENVTDASGKPDARGVARKSFNETLEKHLGAAASTDRAKTLRNVGPSVQYKLRDRTGQAREFNNYMVPVQMDGQSVFLAGMRESPSEPFRYLRIPADDQGSVADWMRLRAALQDRALRGEAARRFALASMPGDDKADLRRQLAESSLRALDLFAGATRPTPDSPPGGFTAIAAFLEKSVPPAEQQKAADVLLKILNGSMWELWQLARAQDKLPVVANSAQSGTFLQQAINALSDSFFYGAPVFLQLDDFKEIKASVFQLTRAPGKNIVYLGCLLLVLGVFAMFYIRERRVWIWVKDKPAEGDTEPGSHVLMAMSTQRRTMDFEKEFTALRDDIGRAAGGRSEAPEPAGTPH; via the coding sequence ATGTCGACCGCTTCCACTTCAGGGCTGCACCTGAAGACCTCTCACCGCGTGCTGCGCGACGCGGTCGAATTGTTGTCCTCGATGCGCTTCGCGATCGCGCTGCTGACGGTGATCTCCATCGCCAGCGTGATCGGCACCGTGCTCAAGCAGAACGAGCCGTATCCCAACTACGTCAACCAGTTCGGGCCGTTCTGGGCCGATGTGTTCCACACGCTGTCGCTGCAGAAGGTCTACGGTTCCTGGTGGTTCCTGCTGATCCTGGCCTTCCTGGTGGTGTCGACCAGCCTTTGCCTGATCCGCAATGCGCCCAGGATGGTGGCGGACATGCGCTCGTGGAAGGACCATGTGCGCGAGCGCAGCCTGCGCGCCTTCCATCACCGCGGCGAATTCGACGGCGCGCGCCCGCGCACCGAGGCGGTGAGCCGCCTGTCGGCGCTGCTGCGCAACCGCGGCTACCGCCTCAAGGCGGTCGAGCATGACGGCGCCACCCTGCTGGCGGCCAAGGCCGGCGCGGCCAACAAGGCCGGCTATATCCTGGCGCACACCGCCATCGTGGTGATCTGTATTGGCGGCCTGCTGGACGGCGACCTGCTGATCCGCGCGCAGATGTGGCTGGGCGGCAAGACCCCGATCAGCGGCAACGCGGTCATCAGCGAGATCCCGCCGCAGCACCGGCTGTCGGCGAGCAACCCGGGCTTTCGCGGCAACGCCTACGTGCCCGAGGGCTCGACCGTCTCCACCGCTATCCTGAACATCTCGGACGGCGCGCTGGTGCAGGACCTGCCTTTCGCGATCACGCTCAAGAAGTTCAAGGTCGATTTCTACGAGACCGGCATGCCCAAGCTGTTTGCCTCGGACGTGATCGTGACCGACCGCGCCACCGGCAAGCAGACCGAGGCCACCATCAAGGTGAACGAGCCGCTGATCGTCGACGGCATCGCCATCTACCAGTCCAGCTTCGAGGACGGCGGCTCGCGCCTGAAGTTCGTCGGCTACCCGATGCAGGGCAGCGGCCACGCCACCTTCACCATCGATGGCGCGGTGGGCGGCAACAAGCCGCTGGCGGGCACCGGCACCAGCGCCGACAGCGATGGCCTGACGGTCGAGTTCAGCGACTTCCGGCTGATGAATATCGAGAACGTCACCGATGCCTCGGGCAAGCCCGACGCGCGTGGCGTGGCGCGCAAATCGTTCAACGAGACCCTGGAAAAGCACCTGGGCGCCGCCGCCAGCACCGACCGCGCCAAGACGCTGCGCAATGTCGGCCCGTCGGTGCAGTACAAGCTGCGCGACCGCACCGGCCAGGCGCGCGAGTTCAACAACTACATGGTGCCGGTGCAGATGGACGGCCAGTCGGTGTTCCTGGCCGGCATGCGTGAATCGCCCAGCGAACCATTCCGCTATCTGCGCATCCCCGCCGACGACCAGGGCAGCGTGGCCGACTGGATGCGCCTGCGCGCCGCGCTGCAGGACCGCGCGCTGCGCGGCGAAGCCGCGCGCCGCTTTGCGCTGGCGTCGATGCCGGGCGATGACAAGGCTGACCTGCGCCGCCAGCTGGCCGAAAGCTCGCTGCGTGCGCTCGATCTGTTCGCCGGCGCCACGCGGCCCACGCCGGATTCGCCCCCGGGCGGTTTCACCGCGATCGCCGCCTTCCTCGAGAAATCCGTGCCCCCGGCCGAGCAGCAGAAGGCCGCCGACGTGCTCCTGAAGATCCTGAACGGTTCGATGTGGGAGCTGTGGCAGCTGGCGCGCGCCCAGGACAAGCTGCCGGTGGTGGCCAACAGCGCCCAGAGCGGCACCTTCCTGCAGCAGGCCATCAACGCGCTGTCGGACAGTTTCTTCTACGGCGCGCCGGTGTTCCTGCAGCTCGACGACTTCAAGGAGATCAAGGCCAGCGTGTTCCAGCTGACCCGTGCGCCGGGCAAGAACATCGTGTATCTTGGCTGTCTGCTGCTGGTGCTGGGCGTGTTCGCGATGTTCTATATACGCGAGCGCCGGGTCTGGATCTGGGTGAAAGACAAGCCCGCCGAGGGCGACACCGAGCCTGGCAGCCATGTGCTGATGGCGATGTCGACCCAGCGCCGCACGATGGATTTCGAAAAGGAATTCACGGCGCTGCGTGACGATATCGGCCGCGCCGCAGGGGGCCGCAGCGAGGCGCCCGAGCCCGCCGGCACCCCCCACTGA
- the ccsB gene encoding c-type cytochrome biogenesis protein CcsB, whose translation MRGTTRADTGADEAYLEPSFLRRLTWVDWLFALALAVGAGVALSQYGQWMDGYDKAVLIGAVPTFALLGWHWKAVRPLMLALTALSLFAIQLYQGQLARADQAFFLKYFLSSQSAILWMSALVFLSTLFYWLGLAARSNTGYSIGSKLCWGAVVLGFTGLLVRWYESYLIGTDIGHIPISNLYEVFVLFTLITSLFYLYYEGRYATRALGPFVMLVVSAAVGFLLWYTVSRNAQEIQPLVPALQSWWMKIHVPANFIGYGTFALAAMVSVAYLLKQRGILAERLPSLELLDDVMYKAIAVGFAFFTIATILGALWAAEAWGGYWSWDPKETWALIVWLNYAAWLHMRLMKGLRGTVAAWWALVGLLVTTFAFLGVNMFLSGLHSYGEL comes from the coding sequence ATGCGCGGCACCACGCGCGCCGACACCGGCGCTGACGAGGCCTATCTCGAACCTTCCTTCCTGCGCCGTCTGACCTGGGTGGACTGGCTCTTTGCGCTGGCGCTGGCGGTTGGCGCCGGCGTGGCGCTGTCGCAATACGGGCAGTGGATGGATGGCTACGACAAGGCCGTGCTGATCGGCGCCGTGCCTACCTTCGCGCTGCTCGGCTGGCACTGGAAGGCGGTGCGCCCGCTGATGCTGGCGCTCACCGCGCTGTCGCTGTTCGCGATCCAGCTCTACCAGGGGCAGCTGGCGCGCGCGGACCAGGCCTTCTTCCTGAAGTACTTCCTGTCGAGCCAGTCAGCCATCCTGTGGATGAGCGCGCTGGTGTTCCTGTCCACGCTGTTCTACTGGCTCGGGCTGGCGGCGCGCTCGAACACGGGCTACAGCATCGGCAGCAAGCTGTGCTGGGGCGCGGTGGTGCTGGGCTTCACCGGCCTGCTGGTGCGCTGGTACGAGTCCTACCTGATCGGCACGGACATCGGCCACATCCCCATTTCCAACCTCTATGAAGTGTTCGTGCTGTTCACGCTGATCACTTCGCTGTTCTACCTCTACTACGAAGGCCGCTACGCCACGCGCGCGCTGGGTCCGTTCGTGATGCTGGTGGTGTCGGCCGCGGTGGGCTTCCTGCTGTGGTACACGGTCAGCCGCAATGCGCAGGAGATCCAGCCGCTGGTGCCGGCGCTGCAAAGCTGGTGGATGAAGATCCACGTGCCGGCCAACTTTATCGGCTACGGCACCTTTGCGCTGGCGGCGATGGTCTCGGTGGCCTACCTGCTCAAGCAGCGCGGCATCCTGGCCGAACGCCTGCCATCGCTGGAACTGCTCGATGATGTGATGTACAAGGCCATTGCAGTCGGCTTTGCCTTCTTCACCATCGCCACCATCCTGGGCGCGCTGTGGGCGGCCGAGGCCTGGGGCGGCTACTGGAGCTGGGACCCGAAGGAAACCTGGGCGCTGATCGTCTGGCTGAACTACGCGGCGTGGCTGCACATGCGGCTGATGAAGGGCCTGCGCGGCACGGTGGCGGCCTGGTGGGCGCTGGTCGGCCTGCTGGTGACGACCTTTGCGTTCCTGGGCGTCAACATGTTCCTGTCGGGCCTGCACAGCTACGGCGAACTGTGA